Proteins found in one Sorghum bicolor cultivar BTx623 chromosome 1, Sorghum_bicolor_NCBIv3, whole genome shotgun sequence genomic segment:
- the LOC8083710 gene encoding transcription factor MYB2, with the protein MDMAHERDASSEEEVMAGELRRGPWTVEEDLLLVNYVAAHGEGRWNSLARSAGLKRTGKSCRLRWLNYLRPDLRRGNITPQEQLLILELHSRWGNRWSKIAQHLPGRTDNEIKNYWRTRVQKHAKQLKCDVNSQQFKDVMRYLWMPRLVERIQAAAANASAGGAPPQPGAAADTPLSSSWQQGGADDGLYASPEELPTDACSWPPADCYYPAAVGDGDHHQLLMMNNPAVGPELSSTTAGSSSPSSDSGAGAQPCWLVAPVGGAEWFTTACDASSAVLAGQQQQQQQSSCLLGETTTWASSELPELGVADFEIGSFDVESIWSMDDNLWFTQAQGV; encoded by the exons ATGGACATGGCGCACGAGAGAGACGCGAGCAGCGAGGAGGAGGTGATGGCCGGCGAGCTCCGGCGCGGGCCGTGGACGGTGGAGGAGGACCTCCTGCTGGTCAACTACGTCGCCGCGCACGGCGAGGGACGCTGGAACTCGCTCGCCCGATCAGCAG GGCTGAAGCGCACTGGCAAGAGCTGCCGCCTCCGGTGGCTCAACTACCTCCGCCCGGACCTCCGGCGCGGCAACATCACGCCGCAGGAGCAGCTGCTCATCCTGGAGCTGCACTCGCGCTGGGGCAACCGCTGGTCCAAGATCGCGCAGCACCTCCCGGGGCGCACCGACAACGAGATCAAGAACTACTGGCGCACGCGCGTGCAGAAGCACGCCAAGCAGCTCAAGTGCGACGTCAACAGCCAGCAGTTCAAGGACGTCATGCGCTACCTCTGGATGCCCCGCCTCGTCGAGCGCATCCAGGCCGCCGCAGCCAACGCCAGCGCCGGCGGGGCTCCTCCGCAGCCTGGCGCCGCCGCGGACACGCCGCTCTCGTCGTCGTGGCAGCAAGGAGGCGCCGACGACGGCCTGTACGCGTCGCCGGAGGAGCTGCCCACGGACGCCTGCAGCTGGCCTCCTGCAGACTGCTATTACCCAGCCGCCGTTGGTGACGGTGATCACCACCAGCTACTGATGATGAACAACCCCGCCGTCGGCCCGGAGCTGTCGAGCACCACGGCCGGGTCGTCCTCCCCGTCCTCGGATTCCGGCGCGGGGGCACAGCCCTGTTGGCTGGTGGCGCCGGTGGGTGGCGCGGAGTGGTTCACCACCGCCTGCGACGCCTCCAGCGCCGTCCTGGccgggcagcagcagcagcagcagcaatcgTCGTGCCTGCTCGGGGAGACGACGACGTGGGCCTCATCCGAGCTCCCCGAGCTGGGCGTCGCGGACTTCGAGATCGGCAGCTTCGACGTGGAGAGCATCTGGAGCATGGACGACAACCTGTGGTTCACGCAGGCGCAGGGCGTGTGA
- the LOC8083711 gene encoding neutral/alkaline invertase 1, mitochondrial, with the protein MAAAAISHLRRGAQRHAHAVLCISLSRRRFSSSAVAAASPLAAAARRLLSTTADSAGSTSGEHYKPPPFDPFRAATLSPSALPLESPPIEDEPPSSPPPQDEAAASEAAHEQATLACQEVELEGLKAGVEAVKSREESPEEKEAWWLLSRAVVNYCGSAVGTVAANDPSTSQMLNYDQVFIRDFVPSAIAFLLKGESDIVKNFLLHTLQLQSWEKTVDCYSPGQGLMPASFKVRSVPLDGNSEAFEEVLDPDFGESAIGRVAPVDSGLWWIILLRAYGKITGDYALQERVDVQTGIRLILNLCLSDGFDMFPTLLVTDGSCMIDRRMGIHGHPLEIQALFYSALRCAREMIGVTDGSKNLIRAINNRLSALSFHIREYYWVDMKKINEIYRYKTEEYSHDAINKFNIYPEQIPSWLADWIPVKGGYLIGNLQPAHMDFRFFSLGNLWAIVSSLATQRQAEGILNLIEAKWDDIVANMPLKICYPALEYEEWRIITGSDPKNTPWSYHNGGSWPTLLWQFTLACIKMGRRDLARRAVEVAEKRLSDDKWPEYYDTRTGRFIGKQSRLYQTWTIAGYLSSKMLLDCPEMASILVCDEDFELLEGCACSLNKNARTKCSRRAAKSQVLV; encoded by the exons ATGGCGGCCGCCGCCATCTCTCACCTCCGCCGCGGCGCGCAGCGCCACGCCCACGCGGTGCTATGCATctcgctgtcgcgccgccgcttctcctcctccgccgtggCCGCGGCCTCCCCGCTCGCCGCGGCCGCGCGCCGCCTCCTCTCCACGACGGCAGACTCCGCCGGGTCCACGTCGGGGGAGCACTACAAGCCGCCGCCCTTCGACCCCTTCCGCGCCGCCACCCTATCGCCCTCGGCTCTGCCGCTAGAGTCGCCCCCGATCGAGGATGAGCCCCCGAGCAGCCCACCGCCAcaggatgaggcggctgcgTCCGAGGCGGCGCACGAGCAGGCGACGCTGGCGTGCCAGGAGGTGGAATTGGAGGGCCTCAAGGCGGGGGTGGAGGCGGTGAAGAGCAGGGAGGAGTCCCCGGAGGAGAAGGAAGCGTGGTGGCTGCTCAGCCGCGCGGTCGTCAACTACTGTGGCAGCGCCGTCGGGACGGTGGCCGCGAACGATCCGTCCACCAGCCAGATGCTCAATTATGACCAGGTGTTCATTAGGGACTTTGTGCCGTCGGCTATCGCGTTCCTCCTCAAGGGTGAGAGCGATATTGTGAAGAACTTCCTGCTCCACACGTTGCAGCTCCAG AGTTGGGAGAAGACCGTGGATTGCTATAGTCCTGGTCAAGGGTTGATGCCTGCTAGTTTCAAAGTTAGATCCGTGCCTTTAGATGGAAATAGTGAAGCATTTGAGGAGGTTCTTGACCCAGATTTTGGAGAGTCAGCCATTGGACGTGTAGCACCTGTTGACTCTG GTCTTTGGTGGATAATCCTGTTAAGGGCATATGGAAAAATTACTGGAGACTATGCTCTACAAGAAAGGGTTGATGTGCAGACAGGCATCAGGCTAATACTGAATTTGTGCTTGTCTGATGGATTTGACATGTTTCCTACATTGCTTGTAACTGATGGATCATGTATGATTGATCGGCGGATGGGAATCCATGGTCATCCTCTTGAGATCCAG GCTCTGTTCTATTCTGCTTTACGCTGTGCCCGAGAAATGATTGGTGTAACTGATGGATCCAAGAACTTGATCCGTGCTATTAACAACAGGCTCAGTGCTCTGTCATTTCACATAAGAGAGTATTATTGGGTTGATATGAAGAAGATAAATGAGATTTATCGCTATAAGACTGAGGAGTACTCCCATGATGCTATTAACAAATTCAACATCTACCCAGAGCAAATTCCGTCTTGGCTTGCAGACTGGATTCCTGTGAAAGGCGGTTACCTTATAGGCAATCTGCAGCCAGCTCACATGGATTTCAGGTTTTTCTCCTTAGGGAATCTGTGGGCGATTGTCTCATCTCTTGCTACTCAAAGGCAAGCAGAGGGTATTCTGAaccttattgaagccaaatggGATGATATAGTAGCCAACATGCCTCTCAAAATATGCTACCCTGCACTAGAGTATGAGGAATGGCGTATCATCACCGGCAGTGATCCCAAAAACAC GCCCTGGTCGTATCATAACGGTGGATCTTGGCCTACATTGTTATGGCAG TTCACCTTAGCCTGTATCAAGATGGGTAGGCGTGACTTGGCACGGAGGGCAGTTGAGGTGGCAGAAAAGAGGCTCTCAGATGACAAGTGGCCAGAGTATTATGACACCAGGACAGGAAGGTTCATTGGAAAACAATCGCGACTGTATCAAACTTGGACCATTGCCGGATATCTTAGCTCTAAGATGTTATTGGACTGTCCAGAGATGGCATCCATACTAGTATGCGACGAAGACTTTGAGCTGCTGGAAGGGTGTGCTTGCAGCTTGAATAAGAATGCTCGCACCAAATGCTCACGTCGTGCGGCCAAGTCGCAGGTTCTTGTGTAG